In the Colletotrichum higginsianum IMI 349063 chromosome 7 map unlocalized unitig_7, whole genome shotgun sequence genome, one interval contains:
- a CDS encoding ubiquitin elongating factor core — translation MDPNENNQAPDAPDSKKMNDVGELPDTFSLIRLRRLAKLGSSTRSPKPEDSSPNPETDAETSNAATTSEAKGKSPADLTPSSTPKPAAANPFTQLGVRSAGAASPTTEGGAQKRGSSKIDDRAPAPAPAKKANTEESVEDFSDRILSHVFRITVDPDRVTDINGPRLNFLSETGQELKENGSPLKLTAAVLDSALLEAVTAVPAEKPILGYLLPCFKRIIRSNIVKETPEKREILEEAKRLCVSNCLFALTIPDLFGRSQPESLVPYLLRGHEQDDGVCLDFLREAVKRFPEDEQFPAVFADAMHSISTKLSGLTMESDYKPYINALMSYTKFPPLLNALSQHPNFMTAQKSGAFVERETILGPFFRLSPLQSEVTLTYFPNPRGLDRSRAAPSQDALRAILRVHQDELFTIANAFIRADTETRTRVLDWFASAINTNHKRRAIQVDPKEVSSDGFMMNLTVILDRFCSPFMDTTFSKVDRIEVEYFRRNPRVDIKEETKLNADQSASDAFYAKKTEGNSNFITEVFFLTLAAHHYGSEATNSKLKSLERDIKWYEKHLTAMEAERPKVQNLAMFELTLKRHTAVLEKAIAMKYAIEGVFLDEKMQELSLRFMRYVAVWLLRLASQTNYTPDKDLQLPLPAQAPEAFACLPEYALQDVVDNFKFVYRYVDLRYLMSAVVSSSRSSVVSSIAN, via the exons ATCCGACTTCGACGGCTGGCCAAGCtcggctcgtcgacgagatcccCGAAGCCTGAAGACAGCTCGCCAAACCCAgagaccgacgccgagaccTCGAATGCAGCAACGACGAGCGAAGCCAAAGGCAAGTCCCCAGCAGACCTGACGCCTTCCTCTACTCCgaagcccgccgccgcgaaccCTTTCACCCAGCTCGGCGTTAGATCCGCAGGCGctgcgtcgccgacgacagAAGGCGGTGCTCAGAAGCGAGGCTCCTCTAAGATCGACGACCGCGCCCCAGCGCCTGCGcccgcgaagaaggccaacaCGGAAGAATCTGTTGAAGACTTCTCGGACAGGATACTCAGCCACGTCTTCCGCATCACTGTCGACCCAGACCGCGTCACCGACATCAACGGCCCCAGGCTGAACTTTCTGTCCGAGACAGGtcaggagctcaaggagaaTGGATCGCCACTGAAGCTCACTGCTGCCGTTCTCGACAGCGCCCTGCTGGAGGCCGTTACCGCTGTCCCCGCCGAAAAGCCGATACTGGGTTACCTCCTTCCCTGCTTCAAGCGGATTATCCGGTCCAACATCGTCAAGGAGACGCCCgaaaagagagagatctTGGAGGAAGCAAAGAGGCTGTGTGTTAGCAACTGTTTGTTCGCCCTCACGATACCCGATCTCTTTGG ACGGTCGCAGCCCGAGAGCCTGGTCCCATACCTGCTGCGGGGACATGAGCAGGATGACGGTGTCTGCTTGGACTTCCTCCGGGAAGCCGTCAAGCGGTTCCCGGAGGACGAACAGTTCCCGGCCGTATTCGCCGATGCCATGCATTCCATCAGTACTAAGCTGTCTGGGTTGACTATGGAGAGCGACTACAAACCGTACATCAAC GCATTGATGTCGTATACCAAGTTCCCACCTCTGCTGAATGCCCTTTCACAGCACCCCAACTTCATGACGGCGCAGAAGTCTGGCGCGTTTGTCGAAAGGGAGACCATATTGGGACCCTTCTTCCGGTTGTCGCCTCTGCAGTCCGAAGTGACGCTGACCTACTTTCCCAACCCGCGAGGGTTGGACCGAAGCCGGGCCGCGCCCTCGCAAGACGCCCTGCGAGCCATTCTACGGGTTCATCAGGACGAACTCTTTACCATCGCCAATGCTTTTATCCGGGCGGATACGGAGACCCGGACACGGGTCCTGGACTGGTTCGCCTCGGCAATCAACACCAATCACAAGCGCAGGGCTATTCAGGTCGATCCCAAGGAGGTATCCTCGGACGGCTTCATGATGAACTTGACTGTCATCCTGGACCGCTTCTGCTCGCCTTTCATGGACACCACATTTTCAAAGGTTGACAGAATCGAGGTGGAATATTTCCGGCGCAACCCCCGCGTGGATATCAAAGAAGAAACCAAGCTCAACGCGGACCAGTCAGCATCTGATGCATTCTACGCCAAGAAGACTGAAGGCAACTCCAACTTCATCACCGAAGTCTTCTTCTTAACCCTTGCCGCGCATCACTACGGAAGTGAGGCGACAAACTCGAAGCTCAAGAGCTTGGAGCGTGACATCAAGTGGTACGAGAAGCATCTTACGGCCATGGAGGCCGAACGGCCAAAGGTGCAGAAT CTTGCTATGTTTGAGTTGACGCTCAAACGGCACACGGCTGTCCTGGAGAAGGCCATCGCGATGAAATACGCCATAGAAGGCGTGTTTTTGGACGAAAAGATGCAGGAGCTGTCGCTTCGGTTCATGCGATACGTGGCCGTCTGGTTGCTTCGTCTGGCCAGTCAAACCAACTATACACCGGACAAGGACCTTCAACTTCCCCTGCCTGCCCAGGCGCCCGAGGCTTTTGCGTGTCTCCCCGAATACGCGCTCCAGGACGTGGTGGACAACTTCAAGTTTGTGTATCGGTACGTCGACCTCCGGTATCTTATGAGCGCCGTGGTTTCAAGCTCGCGTTCAAGCGTCGTATCAAGCATCGCTAACTAG
- a CDS encoding Glutamate decarboxylase, whose product MVHLATVNTPPDSGSGSEDSATAADLKSVQQRLSKVQLQLADEDDCFTTSVYGSRFANQDLPRSEMPENEMPKEVAYRMIKDELSLDGNPMLNLASFVTTYMEEEAEKLMAESFSKNFIDYEEYPQSADIQNRCVSMIGKLFHAPVGAGEGIGAVGTSCVGSSEAIMLAVLAMKKRWKNRRQAEGKPVDRPNIVMSSAVQVCWEKAARYFEVDEKLVYCAPDRYVIDPEETVNLVDENTIGICAILGTTYTGEYEDVKAVNDLLLERNLDVPIHVDAASGGFVAPFVVPDLEWDFRLKNVVSINVSGHKYGLVYPGVGWVVWRSAEFLPQELVFNINYLGADQASFTLNFSKGASQVIGQYYQLIRLGKKGYRAIMSNLTRTADYLSSSLEVLGFVIMSKRSGEGLPLVAFRFADREDRSYDEFALAHQLRVRGWVVPAYTMAPHTDDLKMLRVVVREDFSKSRCDALINDVKLCLGLLERMDQDSVKRQQDYIHEHHLTSTKSSHNHPKFRKEKHSIQGKTGKTHAIC is encoded by the exons ATGGTCCACCTCGCAACCGTCAACACGCCCCCCGACTCGGGCTCCGGCTCCGAGGActcggccaccgccgccgacctcaaGAGCGTCCAGCAGAGGCTCAGCAAggtccagctccagctcgccgacgaggacgactgcTTCACCACCAGCGTCTACGGCTCCCGCTTCGCCAACCAGGACCTGCCCAGGAGCGAGATGCCCGAGAACGAGATGCCCAAGGAGGTCGCCTACCGCATGATCAAGGACGAGCTCAGCCTCGACGGCAACCCCATGCTCAA TCTTGCCTCTTTCGTGACGACTTACATG gaagaagaagccgagaaGCTCATG GCAGAGAGCTTCAGCAAAAACTTCATCGACTACGAGGAATACCCCCAGTCCGCCGACATCCAGAACCGCTGCGTCTCCATGATCGGCAAGCTCTTCCACGCccccgtcggcgccggcgagggcatcggcgccgtcggcactTCGTGCGTCGGCTCCTCCGAGGCCATCatgctcgccgtcctcgccatgAAGAAGCGCTGGAAGAACCGGCGCCAGGCCGAGGGCaagcccgtcgaccgccccAACATCGTCATGTCCAGCGCCGTCCAGGTCTGCTGGGAGAAGGCCGCCCGCTacttcgaggtcgacgagaagctcgtctACTGCGCGCCTGACCGCTACGTCATCGACCCCGAGGAGACGGTgaacctcgtcgacgagaacaCCATCGGCATCTGCGCCATCCTCGGCACCACCTACACCGGCGAGTACGAGGACGTCAAGGCAGTCAACGACCTGCTCCTCGAGAGGAACCTCGACGTCCCCAtccacgtcgacgccgccagcGGAGGCTTCGTTGCCCCCTTTGTCGTGCCCGACCTCGAGTGGGATTTCCGCCTCAAGAACGTCGTCTCCATCAACGTCTCCGGTCATAAG TACGGCCTCGTCTACCCCGGCGTCGGCTGGGTCGTCTGGCGCTCCGCCGAGTTCCTCCCGCAGGAGCTCGTCTTCAACATCAActacctcggcgccgaccaGGCCTCCTTCACCCTAAACTTCTCCAAGGGCGCCTCCCAGGTCATCGGCCAGTACTACCAGCTCATTCGCCTCGGCAAGAAGGGCTACCGCGCCATCATGTCCAACCTCACCCGCACCGCCGACTACCTCTCGAGCTccctcgaggtcctcggcttcgtcatcATGTCCAAGCGCTCCGGCGAGGGGCTGCCCCTTGTCGCCTTCCGCTTCGCCGACCGCGAGGACCGCAGCTACGACGAGttcgccctcgcccaccaGCTCCGCGTCCGCGGCTGGGTCGTGCCCGCCTACACCATGGCGCCCCACACCGACGACCTCAAGATGCTCCGCGTCGTTGTCCGCGAGGACTTTAGCAAGTCGCGCTGCGACGCCCTCATCAACGACGTCAAGCTGtgcctcggcctgctcgagcGGATGGACCAGGACTCCGTCAAGCGCCAGCAGGACTACATCCACGAGCACCACCTCACCAGCACAAAATCCTCCCACAACCACCCAAAGTTCCGG AAGGAAAAGCATTCCATACAGGGTAAGACTGGCAAAACGCATGCAATTTGCTAA
- a CDS encoding Transcriptional regulator has translation MQDNGKDVKPDAHEDKDKDKREKPEHNGGHAHLVKSPKKRRKERPCTRCIKRNIGHLCHDEPRDPDSKKAKSSHAPSTVDDSETTQSDIARSSVDQSAAGSMGPPPPFDRKASAFGAAVLGQGNPLHLVSPGSVSGMPGNGSNMNQFAGFSDAWLTAQNHYHDMQSYHPNYMIAPEVTHEFNLLNDFLQTSLLDDGGILSDESQNSPAFSRTAGANDMLPTFGNHNNHNRANAASSSGNALSQQMLPPPNLEQGKSISRPGSVVQADKDKAREYYLQAADPSGNDTPEERMDRVLKAKYEAGLLKPFNYVKGYARLGTYLDSHIAPSSKQKILRTIDRFRPKFREKAQALTDMELLYVEMWFEKQLMEYDRVFASMAVPACCWRRTGEIFRGNNEMAELLHVPVEKLRDGKISLHEILTEESLVRYWEEFGTIAFDPAHDTLLTACTLKNPDDKATDPVIHCCFSFMIQRDNHKIMPPPNQPASPKNNPGDKLASFAILSQTLLKHLRSASDPPAIDSLLAELKPQLQAIANFTTISRAKSHRAGLDRKGTELWNLCTRLRREDVDGVPPARRKLLLQSRVFSFFMIAVARNSSPGAKPQIADVVHLTRLMLKAGKMCIDDESIRTSTNTLKLANAIFSKGAGYVADLGELQKTMLGPDDLIECKRLDSEYYILRTALAWKEDNLTVAEFMYDKGHLDPQSLDPSSAEKMTEVLFEMGKDLSKKGDFPMAARWLERAYNVINAQDLVHLSRDAIELRLAVCQALVHAFLGVDTQDSSQRALELVNYVESEIGDKPVVLLLRLELLQKTPAEVFDVEAYADILRRMVRAFNFSEAHFKLLVHHARKLHDKSPTQATSVVDGMLRGAMVSSGRDEWIERLVLLRIWMETTQRDSLTAVEGLAAVLAGLQDNLEKPFGASAAVGALTLIWKKIEVNYSQGHFDIADGWCQVALQPLFQNGGPANMSRVGRKLILCALGRNDTERARQALHDMSEAAQNEPMTRYLMYKVALRSADRELATECLERVGTAAGNEPDFLYACVLEAQQAGDRMCAMQAMKQLVNKFEFSETSPVHLPALLRCNIRLAVSVMESEKDAARQKTVVEEIIVLFEGGENVFSLQPGVVAYKVVAAKAIQRNPNDKDGNRLFTVKELDWFCQNAYNLGLKHSDNWDLERLVRLYNSCLAIAAHYPADIPSEAASDLAFRTMFCNFVAAAALMSLARVEDIVERQLQHYLVMRRHVKAYNEALEERAGGLDKRVKTDLTAKLATLMVFDFEAAMALKKYDALGYIIRTAKTCRDVNALKAMGDIALRGRLPSQGVIVNEIWELEKMKGDRLAKYIRCMFQAVLPLDAALGQRLMKQAIEVARDSAKDIRLAQGQHPFPPEELEWLVTVSFNQAVDAYNVRQDDECNKWADLAMNLAHYAGDDGELEALLQENRMKLKFEL, from the exons ATGCAAGACAACGGCAAGGACGTCAAGCCTGACGCCCacgaggacaaggacaaggacaagcgCGAGAAGCCTGAACACAATGGCGGCCATGCTCACTTGGTCAAGAGCCCCAAGAAGCGCCGCAAA GAACGACCGTGTACGAGATGCATCAAGCGTAATATCGGCCACCTCTGCCACGACGAGCCGCGCGACCCCGATTCCAAGAAAGCCAAGAGCTCCCATGCCCCCTCCACCGTCGATGATTCCGAGACGACGCAATCCGATATCGCGCGGAGCTCTGTCGACCAATCCGCCGCCGGTTCCATGGGCCCCCCGCCTCCTTTCGACAGGAAGGCGTCCGCTTTTGGCGCTGCCGTCTTGGGCCAAGGGAACCCACTGCACCTCGTGTCACCGGGCTCTGTCTCTGGCATGCCGGGGAACGGCAGCAACATGAACCAAT TCGCTGGATTTTCCGACGCATGGTTGACGGCCCAGAACCACTACCACGACATGCAAAGCTACCACCCCAACTACATGATCGCCCCCGAGGTCACGCACGAATTCAACCTCTTGAATGACTTCTTGCAGACGAGTCtgctcgatgacggcggcatcctctCTGACGAGTCCCAGAACAGCCCCGCCTTCAGCAGAACTGCCGGCGCCAACGACATGCTGCCAACGTTCGGAAACCACAACAATCACAATAGGGCCAAtgccgccagcagcagcggcaatGCGCTCTCGCAGcagatgctgccgccgccgaacctCGAGCAGGGCAAGTCGATATCGCGGCCCGGCAGCGTCGTCCAAgccgacaaggacaaggcccGCGAGTACTACCTACAGGCAGCCGACCCTTCGGGCAACGACACCCCCGAGGAGCGGATGGATCGCGTCTTGAAAGCCAAGTATGAAGCCGGCCTGCTGAAACCGTTCAACTACGTCAAGGGATACGCGCGGCTCGGCACCTACCTGGACAGCCATAttgcgccgtcgtcgaagcAGAAGATCCTTCGGACCATTGACCGGTTTCGGCCCAAGTTCCGCGAAAAGGCGCAAGCCCTGACAGACATGGAGCTTCTCTATGTCGAGATGTGGTTTGAGAAACAGCTCATGGAGTACGACCGCGTGTTTGCCAGTATGGCTGTTCCGGCATGCTGTTGGAGGAGAACCGGCGAGATTTTCCGGGGTAACAACGAGATGGCGGAGCTGTTGCACGTTCCGGTCGAGAAGCTGCGAGAC GGCAAGATTTCCTTGCACGAGATTTTGACGGAAGAGTCTCTCGTGCGGTATTGGGAAGAATTCGGAACCATCGCTTTCGACCCCGCCCATGATACGTTGCTCACAGCCTGTACGCTCAAGAACCCGGACGACAAGGCGACCGATCCGGTGATACACTGCTGTTTTTCCTTCATGATTCAACGAGACAATCACAAGAT AATGCCTCCTCCAAATCAACCAGCCTCCCCCAAGAACAACCCAGGCGACAAGCTGGCGTCCTTTGCAA TCCTTTCGCAAACCTTATTGAAGCACCTCCGGTCTGCCAGTGATCCTCCCGCCATCGACTCGCTGCTTGCAGAGCTCAAGCCGCAGCTGCAAGCGATTGCCAACTTCACCACGATCTCTAGGGCAAAATCCCACAGGGCAGGGTTGGACAGAAAGGGGACCGAGCTGTGGAACTTGTGCACCAGGCTCCGTCGCGAagatgtcgacggcgtcccCCCTGCGAGGAGGAAGCTCTTGCTTCAGAGTAGGGTCTTTTCGTTCTTCATGATCGCTGTCGCAAGAAATAGTTCCCCTGGCGCAAAGCCTCAGATTGCGGATGTGGTGCACCTGACGAGGCTGATGCTCAAGGCCGGAAAGATGTGTATTG ACGACGAGAGTATCAGAACCAGTACGAACACCTTGaagctcgccaacgccatctTCTCGAAAGGTGCAGGATACGTTGCGGATCTGGGCGAGCTGCAGAAAACGATGCTTGGGCCCGACGACTTGATCGAGTGTAAACGCTTAGATTCTGAATACTATATACTCCGCACCGCACTG GCCTGGAAGGAGGACAACCTTACCGTCGCCGAGTTCATGTACGACAAGGGACATCTTGACCCGCAGTCTCTGGACCCAAGCTCTGCCGAGAAGATGACAGAGGTTCTGTTTGAAATGGGCAAAGACCTCTCCAAAAAGGGCGACTTCCCCATGGCAGCACGGTGGCTCGAACGAGCGTACAACGTCATAAACGCCCAGGACCTGGTACACCTCTCCCGCGACGCCATCGAGCTGCGCCTCGCCGTCTGTCAGGCCCTGGTACACGCATTTCTGGGCGTAGATACACAGGACTCATCCCAAAGGGCGCTCGAGCTGGTCAACTATGTCGAGTCCGAGATCGGCGACAAGCCCGTcgtgctcctcctccgcctcgagctcctccaaAAGACGCCTGCTGAGGTCTTCGACGTTGAGGCCTATGCCGACATCCTGAGGCGGATGGTACGCGCCTTCAACTTCTCCGAGGCCCATTTCAAGCTTCTCGTGCACCATGCGCGGAAGCTGCACGACAAAAGCCCAACGCAGGCAACAAGTGTTGTGGACGGGATGCTCAGGGGTGCGATGGTCTCCTCTGGGCGCGATGAATGGATTGAGAGACTAGTTCTTTTAAGGATCTGGATGGAAACGACTCAGAGGGACAGTTTGACGGCCGTCGAAGGGCTGGCGGCCGTCTTGGCCGGGCTTCAGGATAACTTAGAGAAGCCTTTTGGGGCATCTGCGGCGGTTGGGGCTTTGACG CTTATATGGAAGAAGATCGAGGTCAACTACAGCCAAGGCCACTTTGACATCGCGGATGGCTGGTGTCAGGTCGCGCTGCAGCCCCTTTTTCAAAACGGCGGGCCTGCGAATATGTCGAGGGTCGGCAG AAAGCTCATTCTCTGCGCTCTTGGGAGAAACGACACAGAGAGAGCCCGGCAAGCCCTCCACGACATGTCAGAAGCGGCGCAAAACGAACCCATGACGCGTTATCTGATGTACAAAGTGGCGCTCCGCTCAGCAGATCGTGAGCTGGCGACGGAATGTCTTGAACGAGTTGGGACAGCGGCAGGAAACGAGCCCGACTTCTTATACGCTTGCGTCCTAGAGGCGCAGCAGGCCGGAGATAGGATGTGCGCGATGCAGGCCATGAAGCAGTTGGTCAACAAGTTCGAATTCAGCGAGACGTCCCCCGTGCATCTCCCTGCGCTGTTGCGGTGCAACATTCGGCTGGCTGTTTCGGTCATGGAGAGCGAGAAAGACGCCGCTAGGCAGAAGACTGTGGTGGAGGAGATCATCGTTCTGTTCGAAGGAGGTGAAAATGTCTTTTCCTTGCAACCGGGTGTCGTGGCTTACAAGGTCGTAGCCGCCAAAGCGATTCAACGAAACCCAAACGACAAGGATGGTAACCGCCTCTTCACAGTCAAGGAACTCGACTGGTTCTGCCAGAACGCGTACAACCTCGGCCTCAAGCACTCGGACAACTGGGACCTCGAGCGGCTCGTCCGCCTGTACAACAGCTGCCTCGCCATCGCGGCGCACTACCCCGCGGACATACCCTCCGAGGCAGCGAGCGACCTCGCCTTCAGGACCATGTTCTGCAacttcgtcgccgcggcggcgcttATGTCGCTCGCGCGTGTCGAGGATATCGTCGAGCGGCAGCTGCAGCACTACCTCGTCATGCGGCGGCACGTAAAGGCGTACAACGAAGCGCTGGAGGAGCGGGCGGGGGGACTAGACAAACGAGTAAAGACCGATCTCACAGCGAAGTTGGCGACGCTGATGGTGTTTGACTTtgaggcggcgatggcgctgaAGAAGTATGATGCTCTTGGGTACATCATCCGCACGGCCAAGACGTGTCGGGACGTGAACGCGCTCAAAGCCATGGGCGACATTGCGCTACGCGGCAGGCTTCCCAGCCAGG GGGTCATCGTCAATGAGATCTGGGAGctggagaagatgaagggCGACCGGCTGGCAAAGTACATCCGGTGTATGTTCCAAGCCGTGCTGCCGCTCGATGCTGCGCTGGGGCAGAGGTTGATGAAGCAGGCCATCGAGGTGGCGAGGGATTCCGCCAAA GACATCCGGCTTGCTCAGGGCCAGCACCCGTTCCCGCCAGAAGAGCTCGAGTGGCTCGTCACCGTATCCTTCAACCAGGCAGTGGACGCGTACAACGTGCGACAGGACGACGAGTGCAACAAGTGGGCGGACCTAGCGATGAACCTCGCGCACTATGctggagacgacggcgaatTGGAGGCCTTGCTGCAGGAGAACCGGATGAAGTTGAAGTTTGAGCTGTAG
- a CDS encoding ubiquitin elongating factor core has translation MPSAVGSEMIALCIAFLRSSEYIKNPYLKSSLVTLLFSGTWPFMHFKKGVLGDQLYGSKFANDNLLHALMKFYIEAESTGAHTQFYDKFNIRYEIFQVIKCVWGNDIYKQQLTRESKVNRQFFVQFVNLLLNDATYVLDEALTKFPKIHTLQQELEFGNSLSAQEREKKQEELQALEGQAGSYMQLANETLAMMKLFTSALASAFTMPEIVQRLASMLNYNLETLAGPKMGQLKVNNPSKYHFQPRVLLSDFVDIYLNLGSSQAFIDAVASDGRSYKPEVLDKARFILSKRSMKDASELEQFDRLKSKFEESKKITDQAELDLGDIPAEFEDPIMGDLMKDPVILPSKHIVDRGTIVQHLLSDPKDPFTRQPMTVDDVIPHTELKDKIEKWKGERIAAAKARAQGDAMDTTQD, from the exons ATGCCTTCTGCCGTTGGGAGTGAGATGATTGCGTTGTGCATCGCATTCTTACGCTCGTCTGAGTACATCAAGAACCCCTACCTCAAGTCCTCGCTGGTTACGTTGCTTTTCTCCGGCACGTGGCCGTTTATGCACTTCAAGAagggcgtcctcggcgatcAGCTTTACGGGTCGAAATTCGCCAACGACAACCTCTTGCACGCGCTGATGAAGTTCTACATTGAGGCGGAATCGACCGGTGCCCATACCCAGTTCTACGACAAATTCAACATCCGTTACGAGATCTTCCAAGTTATCAAGTGTGTCTGGGGCAACGACATCTACAAGCAGCAGTTGACCCGAGAGAGCAA GGTCAACCGACAATTTTTTGTTCAGTTTGTCAACCTACTGCTCAACGATGCCACCTacgtgctcgacgaggcgttGACGAAGTTCCCCAAAATCCATACTTTGCAGCAAGAGCTGGAATTCGGCAACAGCCTGTCGGCGCAAGAaagggagaagaagcaggaaGAGCTGCAGGCGCTGGAGGGGCAGGCGGGGTCGTATATGCAGCTCGCCAACGAGACGCTGGCGATGATGAAGCTCTTCACGTCGGCACTGGCTTCGGCCTTCACGATGCCAGAAATCGTGCAGCGTCTGGCGAGCATGCTGAACTACAACCTGGAGACGCTGGCGGGCCCCAAAATGGGCCAGCTCAAGGTGAACAACCCGTCAAAGTACCACTTCCAGCCGCGAGTGCTGCTGTCGGACTTTGTCGACATCTACCTCAACCTGGGGTCGTCGCAAGCGTTCATCGACGCGGTTGCTTCGGACGGGCGGTCGTACAAGCCGGAGGTGCTGGACAAGGCCAGATTCATCCTGTCGAAGCGGAGCATGAAGGACGCCAGCGAGCTTGAGCAGTTCGACAGACTGAAGAGCAAGTTTGAGGAGTCAAAGAAGATTACGGACCAGGCGGAActggacctcggcgacatccccgccgagttcgaggacCCGATCATGGGTGACCTGATGAAGGACCCAGTGATCTTGCCGTCAAAGCACATTGTCGATCGCGGCACCATCGTGCAGCACCTGCTATCGGACCCCAAGGATCCTTTCACGCGGCAGCCGATGACGGTGGACGATGTGATCCCGCACACCGAGCTGAAGGACAAGATCGAGAAGTGGAAGGGCGAGAGGAtcgcggcggccaaggccagGGCGCAGGGCGATGCAATGGACACGACGCAGGATTGa